In Rissa tridactyla isolate bRisTri1 chromosome 22, bRisTri1.patW.cur.20221130, whole genome shotgun sequence, a single genomic region encodes these proteins:
- the AMH gene encoding muellerian-inhibiting factor: MRAVLGVLLPCLVLLLPSTALPRKGSAGERLSEELGLEAGESERENVSLQERARPSSAARSRMAVATRLFSKPDPGERCLQGMAEDGAVSWASSSLHPWPLGGLEGPVCRVKMDQDGPTPRHLEVVGVLTHYESTFIKLLRQGSSWDGSHLETFGLCPAGAAGATLHPLKRIHAHVLEPGQDRFLVLHLQEVQWEAQAKLSFKLVFQAEVGRSLGELQVALLLFYLGRREGPGAGHREELLATGTGLAREQSLCLARDTQYLVLGATVASVARSSEQLSFQASLAIRRRGDGGAPLSPTETQQLLFGSDDKCFTRMTPVLLLLAKSRWEEEEEVALAPSSYLSADGVVDMAPYPQLSPPQAGTEELLSPTAPSQANASSPAPGSSSGQFLGILTQFIRRVLSPSSEPPPQPSSRHWLDFQVMETLPHQLLNLSEEAALERLVQSEEPSVLLFPQDSGAVLEQHLGEWQPEGTVLQLLMGKLQAVIQELRDIPAFQANTGLFQHLLSFCYYPPGPGEGQAVERPPGSGKLHALLLLKALQTVRARWQERRKVLRQNRSARHQAHCRLQELTIDLHDRKFIVMPTVYAANNCEGPCKLPLSTRVPSFYSHTVLLLGMQERGSPLQRAPCCVPVRYSDQLIISLSAEGLEVRKFPNMVAEECGCR, translated from the exons ATGAGGGCTGTTCTTGGGGTGCTTTTgccctgcctggtgctgctgctcccctccacagccctgcccaggaaGGGGAGCGCGGGGGAAAGGCTTTcggaggagctgggactggaagcGGGGGAGAGCGAGAGAGAAAACGTGAGTTTACAGGAAAGAGCAAGACCCAGCTCGGCGGCAAGATCCAGGATGGCTGTGGCTACTCGCCTCTTTTCTAAGCCTGACCCAGGAGAAAGGTGCCTCCAGGGGATGGCTGAGGATGGGGCCGTCAGCTgggccagctccagcctgcaCCCGTGGCCACTgggggggctggaagggcccgTGTGCAGGGTGAAAATGGACCAGGACGGGCCGACCCCGAGGCACCTGGAAGTTGTGGGTGTTCTCACCCACTACGAGAGCACCTTCATCAAGCTGTTGAGGCAAGGCAGCAGCTGGGACGGAAGCCACCTGGAGACCTTCGGGCTCtgcccggccggggcggcgggtgCCACTCTCCATCCCCTCAAGCGCATCCACGCGCACGTGCTGGAGCCGGGGCAGGACCGATTCCTCGTGCTGCATCTGCAGGAAG TGCAGTGGGAAGCCCAGGCCAAGCTGTCGTTCAAGCTGGTTTTCCAGGCGGAGGTGGGCCGGtcgctgggagagctgcaggtggcTTTGCTGCTCTTCTACCTGGGCCGGCgagaggggccgggggccgggcaCCGGGAGGAGCTGCTGGCCACGGGCACGGGGCTGGCACGGGAGCAG agcctctgcCTCGCCAGGGACACCCAGTACCTGGTCCTGGGAGCCACCGTAGCATCCGTCGCCCGCAGCAGCGAGCAGCTCAGCTTCCAGGCTTCCCTGGCCATCAGGCGTCGCGGGGACGGAG GTGCCCCCCTGTCCCCCACGGAGACCCAGCAGCTCCTTTTCGGCTCCGATGACAAGTGCTTCACCAGGATGACCCCCgtgctgctcctgctggccaaGTCAcggtgggaggaggaagaggaggtggctTTGGCCCCTTCTTCCTACCTCTCTGCCGACGGGGTGGTGGACATGGCTCCGTACCCGCAGCTCAG CCCACCCCAGGCTGGGACGGAGGAGCTGCTGTCCCCCACCGCCCCGAGCCAAGCCAACGCTTCGTCCCCGGCgcccggcagcagcagcggccagttCCTGGGCATCCTCACCCAGTTCATCCGCCGGGTCCTGAGCCCCTCCAGCGAgccgcccccccagcccagctcccgccACTGGCTGGACTTCCAGGTGATGGAGACCCTCCCTCACCAGCTGCTCAACCTGTCGGAGGAGGCGGCGCTGGAGCGGCTGGTGCAGTCGGAGGAGCCCTCGGTGCTGCTTTTCCCCCAGGACAGCGGAGCCGTGCTGGAGCAGCACTTAGGGGaatggcagccagaggggaccgtgctgcagctgctgatggGCAAGCTGCAGGCGGTCATCCAGGAGCTGAGGGACATCCCGGCTTTCCAAGCCAACACGGGGCTTTTCCAGCATCTCCTGAGCTTCTGCTACtacccgccggggccgggcgagggTCAAGCCGTTGAGCGGCCGCCCGGCTCTGGGAAGCTCCacgcgctgctgctgctgaaggcccTGCAGACGGTGCGGGCGCGTTGGCAGGAGCGGCGGAAGGTGCTGCGGCAGAACCGCAGCGCGCGGCACCAGGCCCACTGCCGCCTGCAGGAGCTCACCATCGACCTGCACGACCGCAAGTTCATCGTCATGCCCACCGTCTACGCGGCCAACAACTGCGAGGGGCCCTGCAAGCTGCCCCTCTCCACCCGCGTCCCCAGCTTCTACTCGCACacggtgctgctgctgggcatgCAGGAGCGGGGCTCGCCCCTCCAGCGGGCTCCCTGCTGCGTGCCCGTCCGCTACTCCGACCAGCTCATCATCAGCCTCTCCGCGGAGGGGCTGGAGGTCCGCAAGTTCCCCAACATGGTGGCAGAGGAGTGCGGCTGTCGGTAg